The stretch of DNA GCTGGCTGTGGGCTGGCAGTTAGACCCTTTAACTGTGCCAGCTGCATTACcaccccacactcctccagGCTCAGAAACCCTGGAATCTCTAAATcacagaacaaaataaaagaaaggtATGAAAATTAATCTGTCCTAAAAACTAGTCCAAACAGAACTAATCTGACCActaaaaataagtaaaacaaCACAATTATCCCTATTTGAACTCCTTCACTGCATAACTTtattaaacacacatttgttaTCAGTGAGCATGTTAATTATcctaaagaaaaaaagagatacAATGATGTTGCTGATGTATTATGGTCTGAACAATTACATTAGCACGATAGAGGACACTAAGATTAAAGGATCACATTCACACTCTGGAGGGTTAATCTACACACCCCCTCCCTTATGCATCCCCATACAAATGGGTGTTAATGTAATCAATTCCTAAATTAGATTCCGCTCAAGAATTTAAATAAAGAGAATTGGCACAGAAAATCTGagcttattttaaattaaattagcgcattgaaattaattttatataaaaggaTAGCTAGCCTAATTTTCAGAGACAGAGTAACTGTCATTACTGGTATGGCTATATCACACATCTTCATAGAGTAaagttaaatatatacatatacacaaagggttttttttttgttaaaaatctAGTTATTGTTGTTCACGTTGTTATAAATTGACAAATACTTTGATCTCCTCAATAAAGGTAGGATGTATAAGCTGAGCTGTATTTCATGTCTGTCTTATCAGACTAATCCTTACTAATACACACAAGCAGCAAAAGATAAGAGTGTGAACTGAGACCATTCAAGTGATTTTGGATATGGGAATAATGAACTCCCCCCTCCCTTTCCCCACCCCACTTTTGGGACTGTTTGTGGTACTGCCATTAACTGTGTTAATGAGACTGGGGTATTAATGGGTTCCGGTGAGGCCCATTGTCTCTCTAGAATAGAAAAAGTGGGCAGTGTCAAATTGCTCATGAACAATTGAGTTTCAGTTTCCACAGCCATTGATGTGTTTCAGTGCAATTTCTAcagcactgtacacacacacacacacacttccgcATGGCTGGCCTAAACATACATGGGGTGACATGGTTCCTCTTTGCTTCCTCACTGGATGAGGGGCTTCCTCCTGGGAAGCTAAAGGAGAGGAAGTGTGGGCTACTTCTGGGAAAGAAACAGCGTTTTTCTCCCAGCAGGTGAAGAACAGCTTAAAATctcaaaaaaagtaaaaaaagtaGTAAAAGCAGACTCACAAAGATACAGCCCTTCCACTATCCCACAATTCTGGCCCTCTGGCCTAGTGCTGTACTCgacttttcatatttttatctttttatacatataatataatattatttatatatgtttacatgtgtgtgtgtgtgtgtgtgagaaagtgagagagagaaaggggaacATGTATACTTGATTTAATTATACACAAAGTTTCTTAAACCTAAAATGGCAAGACTGGAAACAATGTGTGAAGTGAGTGACAGACAGCCCACCATTCATCATCTCTGGCAGAGAAGTGGAAGaatcagtgcacacacacacacagaccttccACATCTCAAAGATCATAAGTCCCGCCTTCACACAATGGGCATCCAATGCTGATGCATAAATACAGCTAACACTGCCCTGCCCTGATACTCCTCTGGACCACTGGCTGAGAGAAACCTTATTTGCTGACTATTCCCACATGACGATGACTCCTTTTTTACCTATTCTTCTACTGCTGCTCCTCTTATGCCAGAGCTTTTGGACATTGCCTGCAGGGCACTGGGAGCTGCGGGGTTCCTCTCGTTGTATCCCTGTACCTTCCAGCATGGCTCTGTGTCAGGGACTCAGCTACAACACCATGCGCATGCCTAACCTATTGGGACATGAGTCGCCCGCTGAGGCTGTCCAGCAGAGCACAAGCTGGCTGCCCTTGCTTGCTCGCGAGTGCCACCCGCATGCCCGCATCTTCCTCTGCTCACTGTTCGCCCCGGTGTGCCTCGAGAGGTAAGAGAAACCATTTACTTAGTTGGTACTTTATGAGGGTaactctgagtattctgttatGATACTCTGAGAGGTCTCAGACCAGGATATTGAGACTTAGAGCAACAGTTCATAAAATTATTCaatttaaacaagttttagaTATAGTCAACAAGGCAAAATAAATTTGGTTTGAAAAGTCAgcactggagctacaaggcCAATGAAAGACCAACAAGACTAAGGGAggaagagggggaaaaagaaaagaatatacAACAGACTAACGAAATACAACATGGGAAAATATATTTGGAGGAAGACTATCTGCACACTTTATGCTTTTTTACATGCCTGTTTTCACTTGTAACGTTGCAATTAATAACGCTGAACTACATTCTCTGTCTCAAATCAATTACTGTGAGCAACTGCTCTAAAAGTATATAGCTACAAGTAACCTCAATTTAAATGTGAGTGAAGAACTAACCTAAATTAAAATCACAACAGATAAGAACAGACTTTGCGATACACATAAACTCCCTCTGGTATCTCAACTGCTCTATTTGCTCATCCCTTCATCCTTCAATATTAATTTTTCTACCATTTCTTCAGGATAATTTCTCCATGTCGGAGTTTATGTGAGTCTGTACGAGACAGTTGTGCTCCCGTTATGAACTGTTATGGCTACCCATGGCCCAGAATCCTGCACTGTGACCAGTTCCCCAAAGACCACCTGATGTGCATCTCCTCTGTGACGCACTTGCCAAATAGCACCAGCAACAGCCGCAGAGGTAAGTACAATAACACACTTCCTTCTATATACAACAGTCCAATAATGGTAATCAGACATAGAAAGGGAATGACTGACTTTTGTTTCTTAACTGATGTTCATTTCAGCAGTGCCACAAGCTAGCTGCACTGACTGTGAGTTAGAGGAGACCACATCAGCCAAGGAGCTCCTGGAGGTGTTCTGTAAGAGTGATTTTGGTGAGTCATacatttcaaacaaaaaaagacaaaggcttttGACATTCCTAATGTCTAAATCGTTCCCCTTATTatactctctccctttctttcagTGGTTAAAGTGCGCTTAGCACAGTCCAACTCCAGCAGCCCAGCTCTGGCTAAGT from Hoplias malabaricus isolate fHopMal1 chromosome 5, fHopMal1.hap1, whole genome shotgun sequence encodes:
- the LOC136696072 gene encoding secreted frizzled-related protein 5, with product MTPFLPILLLLLLLCQSFWTLPAGHWELRGSSRCIPVPSSMALCQGLSYNTMRMPNLLGHESPAEAVQQSTSWLPLLARECHPHARIFLCSLFAPVCLERIISPCRSLCESVRDSCAPVMNCYGYPWPRILHCDQFPKDHLMCISSVTHLPNSTSNSRRAVPQASCTDCELEETTSAKELLEVFCKSDFVVKVRLAQSNSSSPALAKFSLGSRLEVLKHGPLLGGEIRGRLALWLERDATCVGNLSRHHPQGATFLLTGTVTGERLLVNKAFSWDKHQRHLNQATRKWKRHRCRG